Within the Candidatus Binatia bacterium genome, the region CATGAACGTGTCGTTGCCGGCGCCGTTGCGCGCCCGACTCGATGAGAAGGTGCAAAAGCTCGGCTCGTACGGCTCAACCAGCGAGTACGTCCGTGAGCTCATCCGCCGCGACCTGCAACGCGACGCGATTGCCCATGTTGACGCGCTGCTGGCCGAGGGCCTGGCGTCCCCCACCGAACCCGTCAACGCGGCGTGGTGGAAAGCCCGCCGCGATCACCTAGCCCGACATCGGCGC harbors:
- a CDS encoding type II toxin-antitoxin system ParD family antitoxin, whose amino-acid sequence is MKPRVATMNVSLPAPLRARLDEKVQKLGSYGSTSEYVRELIRRDLQRDAIAHVDALLAEGLASPTEPVNAAWWKARRDHLARHRRERAKKQQPHKRA